Below is a genomic region from Fischerella sp. PCC 9605.
TAAATTCTTCCACTATACTACTCCTATTAAACCGATCGGTGATGGTATAGGTACAAGAGATGTATTTGTGCTGACTTCTCCAAGTTTGCTTTCAGATTAGTTGGTTGTTGTTGGTTGGTAGTTGTTTGGGTTATCAACCAACAACCAACTACGAACAAACAACAATTTCAATTCACAGCAAATATTTGACAATCTACAAGATATGGGGAATTGAAAGCTGTCATTTCCCCAGCTTTCTTACCCGGAATTGGAAACAATCTTGCTGATAGGGGTTTATCTAGCTTGATGGCTAGAGTTGCCATATCAATTAATATGGCTGCAATCTTTTCTATTGTGATATCACCCTGAATAGGCACTGTATCAAGTCCACAACCACAAACTGCTGAATACAATAATAAGTTAGTAATATCATAAGTCTGTTCGTTAGCTCTTGCTGCTAAACCAATATCTTCGCAAACAGGAAGCATTAAACCAGAATAACCACATACTTTGACTGGTACATTTTTCAAAACACGAGTCAGCATACCAGAAATTGTCAGTGTTCCTAGATACCCAAACTTGCCACTCATGAGTTTTTCGTAAGCAAAAGCAATACTTTGTTTTTGATCCAAAGGTGATGTCAGTGATGTGTCAATGCCATTGTATGTAATCGCAAATTTTGCAGATATTGTTTCAGCTATATCTGCTACTTGTTTTAATTCTTCTGCCAAGAGGATTCGGAGATTTTCTTCTGCTGCTTGAATATCATGGTTAGCTAGAGAAAAGGCTTTCATTACCAACTCACTGCACTCTACACCAATCGCAAAAGATGTATTGCCTTTATGATATGCAGTCGGGAAAAATGGTATACCTGGCTGGCAATTTGCCCAAGCACAAAAGCGAAAGTTACCATAACCATTTTCAGTTTCTTGGGAAATGCGTTTAATCACTTTTGCAGATTCCCAAGCGGTTTCAAAGTTTATGCCAGTTTCTCTATCTCCAATCTTACTGGAAGAATAAATTACTGAAGTATTTTTGTTAATATCTGGGATGATTGCTATAGTTTTCGCTTGGCTGGCATAACCAATATTGAAAAAACTGACATTAAGTTCGCGACAAAGTGGATCTAGAATTTGAATTTCACTCACTATTTCGGGTGTAGACAAGCCTTGCAAATATTCTTCCCAAGGGTTAGTAGCAATTCTGGTTGTTTGAACTTCGTATCCGTATTGCTCAAAAAAATCCTTTGCTTCCTGATTAAAATTAGCAGCTTGTTTAATTTTCTCTTTTTCTCTAGGAGTTTGCAGTGATATACCTGTTGTAATGGTTCTAATTTTCATACTTAAAAAGTATCCAATAATTTATTAGTTTGCGAAAATCTATAAAAAAGGTTCAGAAGCGTCTTGATGTAGATTATCTTTAGTGCTTTTGTTAGCTTATAACTTTTCTTTGTGTCTTTGTGCCTACCCTGCAGGAAGCCGAGTAAAGCGCGTCTATGTGGTGAAAAATAAATTTTATTAACCACCAAGACACTAAGACACCAAGTTAAATCACAATCAAATTGGAGTTTTTTAATCCATATTTACAGAGCTACCTATAAATCTATACTGACATATTATTCAGAAAACGATCAGTCTGAAAATCAGCGAAACAGCCAAATTAAATATAAAATCTGTTATAGGACTAATATTTGATTTTTGAAAAGATACGTAGGGGAGGCAAAAAGGGGTGTGGATTTTCCTCCCCCTTTATTGCCGTTGCGTTACGCCAAAGGCTAACGCACTATTCTAAGTTTTTGGTGCCCGTACTCTCGCCGATAACACACCCTACGTGTACTTAAATTTTTTCAATTATTAAACCGGATTGCTATAGGATACGCTAGCGTTAATTTAAAGGGTTTAGGTGCGTTAAGCTAACGCCTAACACACCCTATTAGCGAATGAATGTTACAAGCTTTAAATTAAATTTTGAGTGTTGCTAAACCTAAGTAGCGAATACCAATTGGGGAGATTTGAAAACGACAAGGTAGAATTTCTAAACCGAGGGAGAATGCCTGTCGCAATAACTTGCCATATACAGGATCGGCACTATCACCAGGAGCAAACTCATCACAATCACCCCTATTGATAAAGTAAAGCATCACTGCACGACTTTGAGGCAGTAGTGCCATCAATTCTCGCAAGTGTTTTTGTCCCCGTGTTGTTTCCGTATCGGGAAATAGCGCTAACTTACCTTGTGCCCAAGTGGTATTTTTCACTTCTAAATATATTGGGTGGTTGTTGTCTGTTAATAGCAATGCACTATTTTTTGGTGACGAAGTTTCAGACAAGATAGTACTATCTG
It encodes:
- a CDS encoding DUF711 family protein, whose translation is MKIRTITTGISLQTPREKEKIKQAANFNQEAKDFFEQYGYEVQTTRIATNPWEEYLQGLSTPEIVSEIQILDPLCRELNVSFFNIGYASQAKTIAIIPDINKNTSVIYSSSKIGDRETGINFETAWESAKVIKRISQETENGYGNFRFCAWANCQPGIPFFPTAYHKGNTSFAIGVECSELVMKAFSLANHDIQAAEENLRILLAEELKQVADIAETISAKFAITYNGIDTSLTSPLDQKQSIAFAYEKLMSGKFGYLGTLTISGMLTRVLKNVPVKVCGYSGLMLPVCEDIGLAARANEQTYDITNLLLYSAVCGCGLDTVPIQGDITIEKIAAILIDMATLAIKLDKPLSARLFPIPGKKAGEMTAFNSPYLVDCQIFAVN